The following coding sequences are from one Treponema bryantii window:
- the dnaG gene encoding DNA primase yields MAGGYISNETIDAVLNTTDIITTVGEYTKLERRGGNDWWGCCPFHGEKTASFHVDGDKRFYHCFGCHKGGNVISFIMEMEKLSYADAIESLAKKSGIPVKYQNGYNPEQNRSKIDETEKFIELYERTASMFHYFLMETPQGQKALEYVTKRGLTKETIEKFKLGYAPADRKWLFKFLRGKNFSAEFLGKSGLFSQKYPEYSFFSDRLMFPIFNRRGQVVAFGGRVIPPADESQRKYLNSGDLPQFKKRETLFGFSFAKNAIREKKSIIFCEGNMDVIAYHQCGLDYAVATLGTALTEDHIKMISGFVAGGTVYLSFDSDGAGQEATWKAIKLCREHDLTVKIIRLKGGKDPAEIMLNFGAENLTAQVKNAILDSVYLIFRLGEKYPMDTPEGKAKAALEFFQYVDALQSDIQKESCLEQLCQAFNLKPEAVKRDFNNRSQARERAYIRQNNNQTEQGTQIKLDAELRGLIAVTADLNQYEVLRSKLTEQDFTNPAARRLYRVLEECFAENVFTIRDILNRCDDENLVQFITGSISSGVYQSEKVSVIVADTVNYIKRNKLDAQRNKLLQRIKEYTVVTQEDQNQLNALLAEKFELDKQVQSLGKK; encoded by the coding sequence GTGGCCGGCGGATATATTTCCAACGAAACAATAGATGCAGTTCTCAATACAACAGACATTATAACTACTGTCGGTGAATATACTAAACTTGAACGCCGCGGAGGAAATGACTGGTGGGGCTGCTGTCCGTTTCATGGTGAAAAAACAGCTTCTTTCCATGTTGATGGTGATAAAAGATTTTATCACTGTTTTGGCTGTCATAAGGGTGGTAACGTTATTTCCTTTATCATGGAAATGGAAAAACTTTCTTATGCAGATGCAATTGAAAGCCTTGCAAAGAAGAGTGGAATCCCTGTTAAGTATCAGAACGGTTATAATCCCGAACAGAACCGTTCAAAAATAGATGAGACTGAAAAGTTCATAGAACTTTATGAAAGAACAGCTTCTATGTTCCATTATTTTCTGATGGAAACTCCTCAGGGGCAGAAGGCTCTGGAATATGTAACAAAACGCGGACTTACAAAAGAAACTATCGAAAAGTTTAAGCTGGGGTATGCGCCGGCGGACCGTAAGTGGCTCTTTAAGTTTTTGCGTGGAAAGAATTTCAGTGCGGAGTTCCTTGGAAAATCCGGGCTTTTCAGCCAGAAATATCCTGAATATTCATTTTTCTCAGACCGTCTTATGTTCCCGATTTTTAACAGACGAGGGCAGGTTGTTGCTTTTGGCGGTCGTGTAATTCCGCCGGCAGATGAATCTCAGAGAAAGTATCTGAACTCCGGAGATCTTCCCCAATTCAAAAAACGCGAAACTCTGTTCGGGTTCAGTTTTGCTAAAAACGCTATCCGTGAAAAAAAATCCATTATTTTCTGCGAAGGAAATATGGACGTTATTGCATACCACCAGTGCGGGCTTGATTACGCTGTTGCAACTCTTGGAACGGCGCTTACAGAAGATCATATAAAAATGATTTCGGGCTTTGTTGCCGGTGGTACGGTTTATCTTTCGTTTGATTCGGATGGCGCGGGCCAGGAGGCAACGTGGAAGGCGATAAAGCTTTGCCGCGAGCACGACCTTACAGTAAAAATCATCAGATTGAAGGGTGGAAAAGACCCTGCCGAGATTATGTTGAATTTCGGAGCGGAGAACTTGACTGCGCAGGTCAAAAATGCTATATTAGATAGTGTTTATTTGATATTTAGACTAGGTGAAAAATACCCTATGGACACACCTGAGGGAAAAGCTAAGGCTGCCCTTGAGTTTTTCCAGTATGTGGATGCACTTCAGTCTGATATTCAAAAAGAATCATGTCTGGAACAGTTGTGCCAGGCATTCAATCTGAAACCGGAGGCTGTAAAAAGGGATTTTAACAATCGAAGTCAAGCCCGCGAACGCGCATACATCCGGCAAAATAATAATCAAACAGAACAAGGAACACAAATTAAGCTCGATGCAGAATTGAGAGGATTAATTGCTGTTACCGCCGACCTGAACCAATATGAGGTTCTGCGCTCTAAGCTAACTGAACAAGATTTTACGAATCCAGCTGCCAGAAGGTTATACAGGGTATTGGAAGAATGCTTTGCTGAGAATGTCTTTACTATAAGGGATATCCTTAACCGTTGCGATGATGAAAATCTGGTGCAGTTTATAACTGGATCAATTTCGTCCGGGGTTTATCAGAGTGAAAAGGTAAGTGTCATAGTTGCTGACACGGTAAATTATATAAAAAGAAATAAACTTGATGCCCAACGAAATAAATTATTGCAAAGAATAAAAGAATATACCGTAGTAACTCAAGAAGATCAGAATCAGCTGAATGCACTTCTTGCTGAAAAATTTGAGCTAGATAAGCAAGTACAGAGCTTAGGGAAAAAGTAG
- a CDS encoding response regulator transcription factor, with product MKEVNFFVVEDHSLTNLGIRQFFAGKPEYKCCGFASDRDEALEKLAELAVKDNLPDILILDLNLGECSGLDILKVVKEKYTSTKVVVYSMYTNPGILSLALDNGALGFVSKDSMESELLKAVYEVVHGGSYVQQTLVTSLFTYRSLLDSLTKQEQNILKKIIERKENEQIASELNLTIRSVENYLSRIYSKTGCRGHEELVAKFG from the coding sequence ATGAAAGAAGTGAATTTCTTTGTTGTAGAAGATCATTCTCTTACAAATCTTGGTATAAGACAGTTTTTTGCTGGAAAGCCGGAATATAAATGCTGCGGCTTTGCTTCAGACAGAGATGAAGCTCTTGAGAAACTGGCAGAACTTGCAGTTAAAGACAATCTTCCTGATATTTTGATTCTTGATTTGAATCTTGGTGAATGCAGTGGTCTTGATATTTTAAAAGTTGTTAAAGAAAAATATACCTCTACAAAGGTTGTTGTATATTCAATGTATACTAACCCTGGAATTTTAAGTCTTGCCCTTGATAATGGTGCTCTTGGCTTTGTTTCAAAGGATAGTATGGAAAGCGAACTTTTAAAGGCTGTTTACGAAGTTGTTCATGGCGGAAGCTATGTACAGCAGACTCTTGTTACTTCACTTTTTACGTACAGAAGTCTTCTTGATAGTCTTACAAAGCAGGAACAGAATATTCTCAAAAAGATTATTGAGCGTAAGGAAAATGAACAGATTGCTTCTGAGTTGAATCTTACAATCCGAAGCGTTGAGAATTATCTTTCAAGAATTTACAGTAAAACCGGCTGCCGCGGACACGAAGAACTTGTTGCTAAATTCGGTTAA
- a CDS encoding glycogen synthase, translating to MKIWVVSMECAGIAEAGGVKNVTFSLCKEFSDLKHKVTLFIPVYKCTCLDSLFEFNKLETVAEVELCGRKEKIQYTTARSTSNFDVVLINHPLFADKEAVYTYTENEEKQNPAHKKGSGHLDGLYLDVLFQKAVCAYGSIISRSDIPEILHCQDASTAMLPAFIAASKAFKKTNSVVTIHNAGPFYHHSFTSIGEAAWYTGLSTPLLEKAMNGRAVEPFLIASASGAYLTTVSEDYARELIDPANTEATEGLAPIFASNHVEIKGITNGFDFDRYNPALKEVSKLPFEFEPEKNDLEGKLKCRKFFIQNIVNTDNFKAAGIKKYGKLDCSTEYTKEIFFAYHGRITTQKGIAVLTAAVPAILENYPDVRFIFAGQGEPRLEIDIVRLCEKYPGKVTFMNGYNQTVVRLATAVSDFIVLPSYFEPCGLEDFIGQVYGTVPIAHKTGGLNKIIDGRTGFLYDSNTAGVLIAKLSEIIMLKMLRPSQISRMVKSGAYSVHHEYLWKTVIQKKYLPFFKEILKNSKE from the coding sequence ATGAAGATTTGGGTAGTAAGTATGGAATGCGCCGGAATCGCAGAAGCCGGCGGTGTAAAAAACGTAACATTTTCACTGTGTAAGGAATTCTCGGATTTAAAGCACAAGGTAACACTTTTTATACCTGTATATAAATGTACCTGTCTGGATTCTCTTTTTGAATTCAACAAGCTTGAAACAGTTGCAGAGGTAGAACTTTGCGGCAGAAAAGAAAAAATCCAGTATACAACAGCAAGAAGTACTTCTAACTTTGATGTCGTTCTTATCAATCATCCTCTTTTTGCAGATAAGGAAGCTGTTTATACCTACACAGAAAATGAAGAAAAGCAGAATCCGGCTCATAAAAAAGGTTCCGGCCATTTAGATGGACTTTATCTTGATGTGCTTTTCCAGAAAGCAGTCTGTGCCTATGGCTCAATAATCTCCCGTTCAGATATTCCTGAAATCCTTCATTGTCAGGATGCTTCAACTGCAATGCTTCCGGCCTTTATTGCAGCTTCAAAGGCATTTAAAAAAACAAATTCTGTAGTTACAATTCATAATGCAGGTCCGTTCTATCATCACAGTTTTACTAGTATTGGTGAAGCTGCATGGTATACAGGACTTTCAACTCCACTGCTTGAAAAAGCAATGAATGGAAGGGCAGTTGAACCATTCCTTATTGCTTCAGCTTCCGGTGCATATCTTACAACAGTTTCAGAAGATTATGCCCGTGAACTTATTGATCCAGCAAACACTGAAGCTACAGAAGGGCTGGCTCCGATTTTTGCTTCAAATCATGTTGAAATCAAAGGAATTACAAACGGTTTTGATTTTGACCGCTACAATCCTGCATTAAAGGAGGTTTCAAAACTTCCTTTTGAGTTTGAACCGGAAAAGAATGATCTTGAAGGAAAACTTAAGTGCCGTAAATTCTTTATTCAGAATATTGTAAATACTGATAACTTCAAGGCAGCCGGAATTAAGAAGTACGGAAAACTCGACTGTTCAACAGAATACACAAAAGAGATTTTCTTTGCTTACCATGGCCGCATTACAACCCAGAAAGGAATTGCCGTACTTACAGCAGCTGTTCCTGCAATTCTTGAAAACTATCCTGATGTAAGATTTATTTTTGCAGGGCAGGGCGAACCTCGTCTAGAAATAGATATCGTACGCCTCTGCGAAAAGTATCCTGGAAAGGTTACCTTTATGAACGGATATAATCAGACAGTTGTGCGCCTTGCAACAGCTGTAAGTGATTTTATTGTTCTCCCAAGTTATTTTGAACCATGTGGACTTGAAGATTTTATTGGCCAGGTTTATGGAACTGTGCCAATTGCACATAAAACCGGCGGACTTAATAAAATCATTGATGGCCGTACAGGCTTCCTTTATGACAGCAATACAGCAGGCGTTCTCATTGCAAAGCTTTCAGAAATAATCATGCTTAAAATGCTGCGTCCAAGTCAGATTTCAAGAATGGTTAAGAGCGGTGCATACAGCGTTCATCATGAATACCTGTGGAAAACAGTTATTCAGAAAAAATATTTGCCATTTTTTAAAGAAATTTTAAAAAATAGTAAAGAATGA
- a CDS encoding MBL fold metallo-hydrolase — protein MQIYFWGVRGSVPTPLSPQQVQSKIMAAIQRAKPEDLVNAETRAKFVSSLPSWIFGTAGGNTACVELVNNDTHIILDAGTGLRAMGKARPCPSNYHLFFSHFHWDHIQGFPFFDHAYNPKCHFEVYSHFDDADEYFWDQVAEPYSPPTVGKTLARDIHFTRIYEDEEFNIDGIKINSHKMRHPGDSYAFSFENNGKKFVYATDVELKSTDYQGKNEGEAVFKNADVIIIDSQYTVEEVYRKENWGHSSFCYAIDFAVYWNIKKVYLFHHEPVYDDKKLNSILEAARWYAQYINHSDIEIFLAKESQEIDL, from the coding sequence ATGCAAATCTATTTCTGGGGTGTACGAGGTTCGGTTCCAACACCGTTGTCTCCGCAACAGGTTCAGTCAAAAATTATGGCCGCAATTCAAAGGGCAAAACCAGAAGATCTTGTAAATGCGGAAACCAGAGCAAAATTTGTTTCATCACTTCCTTCATGGATTTTCGGAACAGCAGGCGGAAATACAGCCTGTGTAGAACTTGTAAATAACGATACACATATAATTCTTGATGCCGGAACAGGTCTTCGTGCAATGGGAAAGGCTAGACCATGTCCTTCAAATTATCATCTGTTCTTTTCTCATTTTCACTGGGATCATATTCAGGGCTTTCCATTTTTTGATCATGCTTATAATCCTAAGTGTCATTTTGAAGTTTATTCACATTTTGATGATGCAGATGAATATTTCTGGGATCAGGTAGCAGAACCTTATAGCCCTCCTACTGTAGGAAAAACTCTTGCCAGAGATATTCATTTTACCCGTATTTATGAAGATGAAGAATTCAATATTGATGGAATCAAAATAAACTCTCATAAAATGCGACATCCTGGTGATTCTTATGCCTTTTCTTTTGAAAATAACGGTAAGAAGTTTGTTTATGCAACAGACGTAGAATTAAAATCTACAGATTACCAGGGTAAGAACGAAGGCGAGGCTGTATTTAAAAATGCAGATGTAATTATAATTGATTCGCAATATACAGTAGAAGAAGTATACAGGAAAGAAAACTGGGGACATTCTTCATTCTGTTATGCAATTGATTTTGCCGTTTACTGGAATATTAAAAAAGTGTATCTCTTTCATCATGAGCCTGTTTATGATGATAAAAAGCTCAATTCAATACTTGAGGCTGCAAGATGGTATGCTCAATATATAAATCATTCTGATATTGAGATTTTTTTAGCAAAGGAATCACAAGAGATTGATTTATGA
- a CDS encoding ATP-dependent helicase, producing the protein MSNEDFNLDNLNEEQRAAVTTTEGYVRVIAGAGSGKTRALTYRFAYLVNEIGILPSHILCVTFTNKAAAEMRNRIRKLTGDNDTGYISTFHGFCVSVLQEDSHAVSYPKSFLVLDNSDIDSMLQIIYEERGLTLRQMTFSNARDMIENRKLFKEPHYYEDLIRMSLDEIHQKYLAATRADDIIFYGYLYQEKKCFGLDYNDLLKFVLYIFQTNDEIRQKWQERIEYIMIDEFQDIDFIQYELMKALCPYHNNLFVVGDPDQTIYTWRGADIRYLLEFDKNFPAVQTIMMNRNYRSTKPILDVANSLIDKNKGRIKKDLICGNEGESLPLARISSLATPSAGDTPATPPLPFYFHAKSAEEEAENLVNKIRELTENNFAPSDIAILYRAHYISRTIEEVFQREKIAYTLNSGVPFFDRIEIKDSLSYLRMIAYKDDLSFLRVVNSPKRNVGERRIKFLKEYVAEHGGSLYEALKLSVSDELFANTKAQSFIDLIENFSATYHNMQISELFSHVMNQSGYELALRTEGSQERLDNLAELKQSIYEYETSCGEECILENYLAHAALYTNADITAHKNAVRLMTIHTAKGLEFPVVFIVGMNENMFPSQKVDSLKAMEEERRLAFVAVTRAQKRLYLSEAEGFTNRAGGRYPSRFIFDIDKSLLNYEVELPPQLLTKTRLYIQESDSILAKKSELADLAVGDTVEHKILGRGTILAIDQTAATYTVKFEKTATPRKMSFRAPLTKTST; encoded by the coding sequence ATGAGTAACGAAGATTTTAATTTAGACAATTTGAATGAAGAACAGAGAGCCGCAGTTACCACAACAGAAGGCTACGTCCGCGTAATTGCCGGAGCCGGTTCCGGTAAAACCCGGGCTCTCACCTACCGTTTTGCATATCTTGTAAACGAAATCGGTATACTTCCTTCCCACATTCTCTGCGTTACTTTTACAAACAAAGCCGCCGCCGAGATGCGAAACCGAATCCGTAAACTCACAGGCGACAACGACACCGGCTATATTTCCACCTTCCACGGTTTTTGCGTAAGCGTACTTCAGGAAGATTCACACGCCGTCTCATATCCAAAAAGCTTTCTCGTCCTGGACAACTCCGACATAGACTCAATGCTCCAGATAATCTACGAGGAGCGCGGACTTACCCTTCGTCAGATGACATTCTCCAATGCCCGCGACATGATTGAAAACCGTAAACTTTTTAAAGAGCCGCATTACTACGAAGACCTTATCCGCATGAGCCTGGACGAGATACATCAGAAATATCTTGCCGCAACCCGTGCCGACGATATAATTTTTTACGGTTATCTCTATCAGGAAAAAAAGTGCTTCGGCCTCGACTATAACGACCTTTTGAAATTCGTACTTTACATCTTCCAGACAAACGATGAAATCCGTCAGAAATGGCAGGAGCGTATTGAATACATTATGATAGACGAATTCCAGGACATCGACTTTATTCAGTATGAGCTGATGAAAGCCCTCTGCCCGTATCATAATAACCTGTTTGTTGTGGGCGATCCCGACCAGACCATTTATACCTGGCGCGGCGCAGATATCCGTTACCTCCTCGAGTTCGACAAAAACTTCCCTGCCGTTCAGACCATCATGATGAACCGCAACTACCGAAGCACAAAGCCGATTCTCGATGTCGCAAACAGCCTGATTGATAAGAATAAAGGCAGAATTAAAAAGGATTTAATTTGTGGTAATGAAGGGGAAAGCCTTCCCCTCGCTCGCATTTCGTCGCTCGCTACCCCTTCTGCGGGGGACACCCCCGCAACACCCCCGCTACCGTTCTATTTCCATGCAAAGTCCGCAGAAGAAGAAGCCGAGAATCTCGTAAATAAAATCCGCGAGCTCACAGAAAACAATTTCGCCCCAAGCGACATCGCAATACTCTACCGCGCCCATTACATCAGCCGCACAATAGAAGAAGTGTTCCAGCGCGAAAAAATCGCTTACACCTTAAACTCTGGGGTTCCATTTTTCGACCGCATCGAAATTAAAGACTCACTCTCCTACCTCCGCATGATAGCTTACAAGGACGACCTTTCTTTCCTACGTGTAGTAAACTCACCTAAGCGTAACGTAGGAGAACGCCGAATAAAGTTCCTTAAGGAATACGTTGCAGAACACGGAGGTTCCCTTTACGAAGCCCTCAAACTTTCTGTAAGCGACGAGCTTTTTGCAAACACAAAGGCACAGTCCTTCATAGACCTCATAGAAAACTTTTCTGCCACTTACCACAATATGCAGATTTCAGAATTATTCAGCCATGTAATGAACCAGAGCGGATATGAACTCGCATTGAGAACAGAAGGAAGTCAGGAACGCCTCGACAATCTTGCAGAACTCAAGCAGTCAATTTACGAATACGAAACAAGCTGCGGCGAAGAATGTATACTCGAAAATTATCTTGCCCACGCTGCTCTTTATACAAATGCCGATATTACGGCGCACAAAAATGCAGTTCGCCTCATGACAATTCACACAGCAAAGGGACTTGAGTTCCCCGTAGTTTTTATTGTTGGAATGAACGAAAACATGTTCCCAAGCCAGAAAGTAGACAGCCTCAAAGCTATGGAAGAAGAACGCCGCCTCGCTTTTGTTGCAGTTACCCGCGCCCAGAAACGGCTTTACCTTTCAGAAGCAGAAGGCTTTACAAACAGAGCCGGCGGCCGTTATCCATCTCGTTTTATTTTTGATATTGATAAATCACTTTTAAATTACGAAGTAGAATTACCACCACAGCTGCTTACAAAAACCAGACTCTATATCCAGGAATCAGATTCCATCCTCGCAAAAAAATCCGAGCTTGCAGACCTCGCCGTGGGCGACACCGTAGAACACAAAATCCTCGGTCGCGGCACAATCCTGGCAATAGATCAAACCGCTGCCACTTACACTGTAAAGTTCGAAAAAACAGCAACGCCCCGAAAGATGAGTTTCAGGGCGCCGCTAACAAAAACATCAACATAA
- the aroH gene encoding chorismate mutase has translation MEKRLAAFRGAVCVENTPESITENVCLMCRELFTRNSIKAEDIVSLQFTITNDITKLNPATALRRGDCGLDITAVPLFCSQEAFIEGGMPLVVRALLTTYVDESSAERHNVYLNGAEKLRPDFSNR, from the coding sequence ATGGAAAAACGATTAGCAGCATTCCGGGGAGCGGTTTGTGTAGAAAACACACCAGAGAGCATTACTGAAAATGTATGCCTTATGTGCCGCGAATTATTTACACGTAATTCAATAAAAGCAGAGGATATTGTTTCACTTCAGTTTACAATAACAAACGATATTACAAAACTGAATCCTGCAACTGCATTACGCCGTGGTGACTGTGGACTTGATATAACAGCAGTACCGCTTTTCTGCAGTCAGGAAGCCTTTATAGAAGGCGGTATGCCGCTGGTAGTAAGGGCATTGCTTACAACTTATGTAGATGAAAGCTCGGCTGAGCGTCATAACGTATACCTGAATGGAGCTGAGAAACTCCGTCCAGACTTTTCAAACAGGTAA
- the mltG gene encoding endolytic transglycosylase MltG translates to MKKILSILLILFIVLAGSIGVSVCFVKNLSKPVASVDDGTKVRIEIPSGMSVSEAGENLMTNGLIRNKKLFYYTARYPKLKVFLYGKDADKPFVLRSGIYYISPSMNIAEIQQELSSGQQEYIKVSLPEGLTISKIAAELEENRICSAADFIAVCKNSDFAAQNGIAGETCEGFLFPDTYFLTAGMPAESVAKLMIDNFFSRIRDIEGLSQMNSADLYETVTLASIVEREYRVEDEAPLIASVFKNRLRRSIGLYSCATVEYILTEIEGRPHPDRILIEDTKIDNPYNTYKWAGLPPGPISNPGLVALGASANTPKTNYYFFQVVDPAAGRHVFTTNFDEHIQSHSLYTKKSGK, encoded by the coding sequence ATGAAAAAAATATTATCTATTCTTCTGATTCTTTTTATTGTACTGGCAGGAAGTATCGGAGTTTCTGTTTGTTTTGTTAAAAATCTTAGTAAACCGGTTGCATCTGTTGATGATGGTACTAAGGTCAGAATTGAGATTCCAAGCGGTATGTCTGTTTCTGAAGCCGGTGAAAACTTAATGACAAACGGACTTATCCGTAACAAAAAACTCTTTTATTACACAGCACGATATCCAAAATTAAAGGTATTTCTTTATGGTAAAGATGCTGATAAGCCTTTTGTACTCAGAAGCGGAATTTATTATATAAGTCCTTCAATGAATATTGCAGAAATCCAGCAGGAACTTTCTTCTGGTCAGCAGGAGTATATAAAAGTTTCTCTTCCGGAAGGCCTTACAATTTCTAAAATTGCTGCTGAACTTGAAGAAAACCGTATTTGTTCTGCAGCTGATTTTATTGCAGTTTGTAAGAATTCTGATTTTGCTGCACAGAATGGAATTGCAGGAGAAACCTGCGAGGGTTTTTTGTTCCCGGATACTTATTTTCTAACCGCCGGTATGCCAGCAGAATCTGTTGCAAAACTTATGATTGATAATTTCTTCAGCAGAATAAGAGATATCGAAGGCCTTTCTCAGATGAACAGTGCTGACTTATATGAAACAGTTACTCTTGCTTCAATAGTTGAGCGCGAATATCGTGTAGAAGATGAAGCTCCTTTAATTGCAAGTGTATTCAAAAACCGACTTCGCCGAAGTATCGGACTTTATTCGTGTGCTACAGTTGAATATATTCTTACAGAAATTGAAGGCCGTCCTCATCCGGATCGTATCCTTATTGAAGATACAAAAATAGATAATCCTTATAACACTTACAAATGGGCAGGACTTCCTCCTGGACCTATTTCAAATCCGGGACTTGTAGCTCTCGGTGCCAGTGCAAATACACCTAAGACAAATTATTATTTCTTTCAGGTTGTAGATCCTGCAGCAGGTCGTCATGTGTTTACAACCAATTTTGATGAACATATTCAAAGCCACAGCCTTTATACAAAAAAGTCTGGTAAGTAG
- a CDS encoding sensor histidine kinase produces the protein MVISEQEFERLQNVIHQYTTFFVIFDIVFFITIILVIIFAIQYMKSRKRLKNSSRYLRYAIKGQEEERARIARELHDTIAQDLRYCRNLSEKIEGENGVQISKLLEKSLSHVRNISYNLAPPDVIRNDLAANVLNLAQNFREHSKVEFRLTIPDQLDIDFLSEEQNLNLYRIIQEALANVIKHSEASEVTLLLRNENGEEQKGIYIFICDDGKGFDPQQIKARGTDGNHFGLVGMAERAELIGAKFEIDSHEGEGTQITIITVDPASTVKNS, from the coding sequence ATGGTAATCTCTGAGCAGGAATTTGAACGTTTACAGAATGTCATTCATCAATATACAACTTTCTTTGTAATTTTTGATATCGTTTTTTTCATCACGATTATACTGGTAATTATTTTTGCCATTCAGTACATGAAGTCTAGAAAACGGCTTAAAAATTCCAGCCGTTATCTGCGTTATGCAATTAAAGGTCAGGAAGAAGAACGGGCAAGAATAGCACGAGAATTACATGATACAATTGCACAGGACCTGCGTTACTGCAGAAATCTTTCAGAAAAAATTGAGGGGGAAAATGGAGTTCAGATTTCAAAATTACTCGAAAAGTCTCTTTCGCATGTAAGAAATATTAGCTATAACCTTGCTCCTCCGGATGTAATCAGAAACGATCTTGCTGCAAATGTTTTGAATCTTGCACAGAACTTCCGTGAGCATTCAAAAGTTGAATTCCGCCTTACAATACCGGATCAGCTTGATATAGATTTTTTAAGTGAGGAACAGAATCTTAATCTGTACCGAATAATTCAGGAAGCTCTTGCAAATGTAATTAAGCATTCAGAGGCTTCTGAGGTAACTCTTCTTTTGCGTAACGAAAATGGAGAGGAACAGAAAGGAATTTACATTTTTATTTGTGATGATGGAAAAGGTTTTGATCCACAGCAGATAAAGGCACGCGGAACTGATGGAAATCATTTCGGGCTTGTTGGAATGGCTGAACGTGCTGAATTGATTGGTGCTAAATTTGAGATTGATTCACATGAAGGCGAGGGAACTCAGATTACTATAATCACGGTTGACCCTGCCAGCACTGTGAAAAATTCATAG
- a CDS encoding CCA tRNA nucleotidyltransferase: MSTKNIKLPPLLIEFGKIFTAAGYKTYLVGGAVRDMFMKVPAHDWDVATNATPQDVIKLFKFVVPTGIEHGTVTVHFKGTEIEVTTFRTEAGYSDGRHPDSINYAATIEEDLARRDFTMNAIAASLEDGAVVDPYGGQEDIKNRLIRTVGVAHERFMEDGLRPVRALRFASKLNFSIENNTYSEIFKKEIQEKAASISIERFRDEFEKIMASPKPSVGLKLLEETGLMSIFLPEFMVCRGCVQSDYRAFHKFDVMDHLYYACDGAPAAKLNVRLAALFHDIGKPAAKKLVKETVLDGDKNDGSTKEIETITFYNHESYSEKITKQVMTRLKFSNEMINNVCHLVKEHMFHYETNWSEAAVRRFIIRAKPECMEDLYDLRMADMYGMYNEPVDIRYSASIQLLLELKERVHSELEKKTTLSLKSLAVNGRDLMAAGIPAGKELGRILNELLECVIEDPEMNDKARLLEVAKRLSN; this comes from the coding sequence ATGAGTACAAAAAATATAAAACTTCCTCCACTGCTTATTGAGTTTGGAAAAATTTTTACGGCAGCCGGTTATAAAACATATCTTGTTGGCGGTGCAGTCAGAGACATGTTCATGAAAGTTCCTGCCCATGACTGGGATGTTGCTACAAACGCTACTCCTCAGGATGTAATCAAGCTTTTTAAGTTCGTTGTACCAACAGGAATAGAACACGGAACAGTAACCGTACATTTTAAGGGCACAGAAATTGAAGTAACAACCTTCAGAACAGAAGCAGGCTATTCAGACGGCAGACACCCTGACAGCATAAATTACGCTGCAACAATCGAAGAAGACCTTGCCCGCCGCGATTTTACCATGAATGCAATTGCAGCCTCTCTTGAAGACGGCGCGGTTGTAGACCCATACGGCGGTCAGGAAGATATTAAAAACCGTCTCATAAGAACAGTTGGTGTAGCACATGAGCGATTTATGGAAGACGGACTCCGCCCTGTACGAGCCCTCCGCTTTGCTTCAAAACTTAATTTTAGTATAGAAAATAATACATATTCAGAAATCTTCAAAAAAGAAATTCAGGAAAAGGCAGCATCAATTTCTATTGAACGCTTCCGCGATGAGTTTGAAAAAATAATGGCATCTCCAAAGCCGTCTGTAGGCCTTAAGCTTCTGGAAGAAACCGGCTTAATGTCTATTTTCCTTCCGGAGTTTATGGTATGCCGCGGCTGTGTTCAGTCTGACTACAGAGCCTTTCATAAGTTTGATGTAATGGATCATCTTTATTATGCCTGTGACGGAGCCCCTGCAGCCAAGCTGAATGTACGTCTTGCAGCCCTCTTCCATGACATCGGAAAACCGGCCGCTAAAAAACTTGTAAAAGAAACAGTTCTAGACGGCGATAAAAACGACGGAAGCACAAAAGAAATTGAAACAATTACCTTTTACAATCACGAATCCTATAGTGAAAAAATCACTAAGCAGGTAATGACACGACTGAAGTTTTCAAATGAAATGATAAATAATGTGTGTCACCTTGTAAAAGAGCATATGTTTCATTATGAAACCAACTGGTCTGAAGCAGCAGTAAGACGTTTTATAATCCGCGCAAAACCAGAATGTATGGAAGATCTTTATGACCTCCGCATGGCAGATATGTACGGCATGTATAATGAACCAGTGGATATCCGTTACAGTGCAAGTATTCAGCTTCTTTTAGAGCTTAAGGAACGTGTACACTCTGAGCTTGAGAAAAAGACAACACTTTCATTGAAATCTCTTGCAGTAAACGGACGAGACCTTATGGCAGCAGGCATTCCCGCAGGAAAAGAACTTGGACGGATTTTAAATGAACTTCTCGAATGCGTTATTGAGGATCCTGAAATGAATGATAAGGCTCGTCTTCTGGAAGTTGCAAAGAGACTGTCGAATTAA